The Agarilytica rhodophyticola genome has a window encoding:
- a CDS encoding DUF4166 domain-containing protein — protein sequence MIGKLNRVDKDVASGQTTQDLPAHKLPNKIQPLHYADLLGKGAWLRLHPAIRRRFSQDQNATYYGNMKKVYLSSIGKILAQLCRLLGTPLALYSANNVPTVVNVFHNPKLGGYTWERLYKFPNKVNRVTSTKCLTNDPGLIEVLGRGVGMTLKTTEDKGRIYFSSVGFFWRILNRHIPLPHVFSAVVCQTALDDKHFTFELNITHPIFGVIAYQYGEFSEQE from the coding sequence ATGATAGGTAAGCTAAATCGAGTCGATAAAGACGTAGCAAGTGGGCAGACAACTCAGGATCTACCCGCGCATAAACTCCCCAACAAAATACAACCGCTACATTACGCAGACTTGCTAGGAAAAGGTGCCTGGCTGCGCCTTCATCCAGCTATTCGCCGACGTTTTTCTCAAGACCAAAACGCCACTTACTATGGCAATATGAAGAAGGTCTACCTATCTTCTATAGGGAAAATACTAGCACAGCTATGCCGTTTACTTGGAACCCCTCTGGCCCTCTATAGCGCTAACAACGTTCCAACAGTAGTTAACGTTTTTCATAATCCTAAACTCGGTGGCTATACTTGGGAACGACTATACAAATTTCCCAATAAGGTTAATCGGGTGACTTCCACCAAGTGCCTGACAAACGACCCAGGCCTAATAGAAGTACTGGGCCGAGGCGTTGGTATGACTCTCAAAACAACGGAAGATAAGGGCCGTATATATTTTAGTAGCGTAGGATTTTTCTGGCGTATCCTAAATAGGCATATCCCATTACCACATGTATTTTCCGCTGTAGTCTGCCAAACAGCTTTGGACGATAAACACTTTACTTTCGAGCTTAATATTACACACCCAATTTTCGGCGTTATTGCCTATCAGTATGGAGAATTTTCAGAACAGGAATAG
- a CDS encoding GbsR/MarR family transcriptional regulator, with amino-acid sequence MQLTPLMQRYVLHWGEMGTRWGVNRTVAQIHALLYLAPEPLTAETIANTLNVARSNVSTSIRELQSWSLIRTEHILGDRRDHFTVQGDTWDMLLTIVEERKKREIEPTLTLLRQCVLEMEEGSDATPGEVKEKISTMLAFVTNLSDWFDQVKQLPKGKLAKLMKMGATIAKLIPQKKKKD; translated from the coding sequence ATGCAACTAACACCATTAATGCAACGCTACGTCCTACATTGGGGCGAAATGGGTACTCGTTGGGGAGTCAATCGAACAGTCGCTCAGATACATGCACTATTGTATTTAGCGCCCGAGCCGCTGACAGCTGAAACTATCGCCAATACCTTGAATGTCGCACGTTCCAACGTAAGTACGAGTATACGTGAATTGCAAAGTTGGAGCTTGATACGAACCGAACACATCCTGGGTGACAGGCGAGATCATTTTACCGTGCAAGGCGACACTTGGGATATGCTACTGACCATTGTTGAGGAACGCAAAAAGCGCGAAATTGAGCCGACACTAACTCTACTCAGGCAGTGTGTATTAGAGATGGAAGAGGGTAGCGATGCAACCCCGGGCGAAGTTAAAGAGAAAATAAGTACCATGCTCGCCTTTGTCACCAACCTTTCGGACTGGTTCGATCAAGTAAAACAGCTACCTAAAGGTAAATTAGCTAAATTGATGAAAATGGGCGCGACAATCGCTAAGTTGATTCCACAAAAGAAAAAGAAAGACTAA
- a CDS encoding DUF5060 domain-containing protein, translating into MKTKQQVIGIPMPMKYIRRAIIACSLGLCANIANAGEVTGTLTKWHPVTVSFDGPTASETDTSPNPFLDYRLQVVFTGPSGQKYTVPGFFDGNGNGDGSGNVWRVRFSPDQEGAWSYNASLRKGDNVAVDLSDNAGSAESLSGASGSFNVAALDRNAPGFLKWGRLEYVNNHYLKFKDGDYWIKGGVDSPENFLGYIGFDNTENQPGGAGTSGLQDGIHRYPTHVNDWNPGDPDFTSADSGFDGRAIIGALNYLSTENINSIYFLPMNLGGDGRETYPFVGPNNNNFDKTHYDISKLNQWNIVLNHAQEKGLALNVVLAETESGNENWFDGGNLGVQRKLYYRELIARFGYLMAIKWNLSEENDFSDANLRAFADYISALDWAKHQVTFHIKPNQINEYNPHLGDARFDTTSIQYNPDRANEYTETMRQRTANNGRPLVIDLDENNPAGSGLTDKNAADLRKRVLYDVYFSGGSIEWYFGYHNLPLGGDMRTEDFRTREDMYRYMWYARDFMQKNLPFWEMQPNDGLLSGESGAFGGGQVFFKAGEVYAVYLPDASPSGTLSLAPGNYTKRWYNPRTGQFVGAATNVSGGSVALGNPPNSSNEDWVVLFTGDGGTGGDNIPPTASFTAPFDGQNLSVGDNLTVDVDANDADGSVSNVRLFLNDVFVRQENITPYLWGDRDQDAALKNLAEGTYTLKAVVTDNDNATTEESIQFTVGTVAEPKTLNFNATDDAYLQSGNRQNINILRVENGRRVAYLKFNIAGVSGNVSDVKLNVSVASDPGNGVINVYRGVGNNWNENNLNASNAPTKGALLGSLSGAWNDGSQYSFELDSSVATNGAVSLILEMESGGNDTAFSSSEGSVSPELEVTFTP; encoded by the coding sequence ATGAAAACAAAGCAACAAGTAATAGGAATTCCTATGCCTATGAAATATATACGACGAGCTATTATTGCTTGTTCACTGGGCTTGTGTGCGAACATCGCTAATGCTGGAGAAGTAACAGGTACTTTGACTAAATGGCATCCGGTAACCGTAAGTTTTGATGGCCCTACTGCCAGCGAAACTGATACTAGCCCTAATCCATTTTTAGATTATCGCTTACAGGTAGTATTTACCGGACCAAGTGGGCAAAAATATACTGTACCAGGTTTCTTCGACGGTAATGGCAACGGGGATGGTAGTGGCAATGTGTGGCGCGTACGATTTTCTCCTGATCAAGAAGGTGCATGGAGCTATAATGCATCTTTAAGAAAGGGCGATAATGTTGCAGTTGATTTAAGCGATAATGCCGGTAGTGCAGAAAGTTTAAGTGGCGCTTCGGGCTCATTTAATGTAGCTGCCCTAGATAGAAATGCACCTGGTTTTTTAAAATGGGGCCGCTTAGAATACGTTAATAATCACTATTTAAAGTTTAAAGATGGTGATTATTGGATTAAAGGCGGTGTTGATAGCCCTGAAAACTTTCTAGGTTATATTGGCTTTGATAATACCGAAAACCAGCCTGGGGGTGCAGGGACGAGCGGTTTGCAAGATGGCATTCACCGCTACCCTACTCATGTTAATGATTGGAATCCTGGTGATCCAGACTTCACTAGTGCTGACAGCGGCTTCGATGGACGAGCTATTATCGGTGCGTTAAATTATTTAAGTACTGAGAATATAAACTCAATCTATTTTCTGCCCATGAACCTTGGTGGCGATGGCCGCGAAACCTATCCTTTTGTCGGCCCCAATAACAATAATTTTGATAAGACTCATTACGATATAAGTAAACTTAATCAATGGAATATTGTTCTTAATCACGCGCAAGAAAAAGGTCTGGCATTAAATGTTGTCTTAGCGGAAACAGAATCGGGTAATGAAAACTGGTTTGATGGAGGCAACTTAGGGGTACAACGTAAATTATATTATCGTGAATTAATTGCCCGTTTTGGATATCTAATGGCGATTAAATGGAACTTAAGTGAAGAAAATGATTTTTCCGATGCTAATTTACGTGCATTTGCTGATTATATTAGTGCTTTGGATTGGGCAAAACATCAGGTGACATTCCATATAAAACCCAACCAAATTAACGAATATAATCCCCATCTAGGCGATGCAAGATTTGATACGACTTCAATCCAGTACAACCCGGATCGTGCTAACGAGTACACGGAAACAATGCGTCAGCGTACGGCCAATAATGGTCGCCCACTTGTTATTGATCTCGATGAGAATAATCCGGCGGGTTCAGGTTTAACTGATAAAAATGCAGCTGATTTACGTAAGCGTGTACTTTACGATGTGTATTTTAGTGGAGGAAGTATTGAATGGTATTTTGGTTACCATAATCTACCGCTTGGCGGTGATATGCGTACCGAGGATTTCCGCACACGCGAAGATATGTATCGTTATATGTGGTATGCACGCGACTTTATGCAAAAGAACTTACCGTTCTGGGAAATGCAACCTAACGATGGCCTACTTAGTGGAGAAAGTGGTGCTTTCGGTGGCGGCCAAGTATTCTTCAAAGCCGGTGAAGTTTATGCTGTTTACTTACCAGACGCCAGCCCAAGCGGTACCTTAAGCCTTGCGCCTGGAAATTATACTAAGCGCTGGTACAACCCACGTACAGGCCAGTTTGTTGGCGCAGCAACGAATGTCAGTGGTGGCTCTGTTGCGCTTGGTAATCCGCCCAACTCATCTAATGAAGATTGGGTGGTTTTATTTACCGGTGATGGTGGCACTGGTGGCGATAATATTCCCCCAACGGCGAGTTTTACCGCACCTTTTGATGGTCAGAATTTAAGTGTTGGAGATAACCTAACCGTCGACGTGGATGCTAACGACGCAGACGGTAGTGTCAGCAATGTAAGGCTGTTTTTGAACGATGTTTTTGTGCGTCAGGAAAATATTACCCCATACTTATGGGGCGATAGAGATCAAGACGCAGCTTTAAAAAATCTTGCTGAAGGCACTTATACATTAAAAGCTGTTGTTACAGATAATGACAATGCTACCACTGAAGAAAGCATACAGTTTACGGTTGGTACCGTAGCTGAGCCTAAAACTTTAAACTTCAATGCCACCGATGACGCTTACTTACAATCAGGTAACAGACAAAACATCAATATTCTGCGCGTTGAAAATGGCCGCCGTGTTGCTTACCTGAAATTTAATATTGCAGGTGTGAGTGGAAATGTTAGCGATGTTAAATTGAATGTAAGTGTTGCCTCTGATCCTGGTAATGGCGTCATCAATGTTTACCGCGGTGTTGGCAACAACTGGAATGAAAATAACCTGAACGCTAGTAACGCTCCTACTAAAGGTGCCTTACTTGGCAGTTTAAGTGGTGCATGGAACGATGGCAGCCAATATAGTTTTGAGCTTGACTCATCCGTCGCCACTAATGGTGCTGTGTCACTTATTTTAGAAATGGAAAGCGGCGGTAACGATACTGCATTTAGCTCATCTGAAGGTTCTGTTTCACCAGAACTTGAAGTTACTTTTACTCCTTAG